The Solidesulfovibrio fructosivorans JJ] genome has a segment encoding these proteins:
- a CDS encoding YtxH domain-containing protein, giving the protein MSHTPQYPQYQYAATGGQYDPAAYAAQTGAYAPAASSWTQGWFAASDPGYLKGLLLGAAATYLLTNPKVQRAMVKGAVALWTSVQGSVEEVKEQIQDIKAEMSMNADAADKK; this is encoded by the coding sequence ATGTCCCATACTCCGCAATACCCGCAGTACCAATACGCCGCCACAGGCGGCCAGTACGACCCCGCCGCCTACGCCGCCCAAACCGGCGCATACGCGCCCGCCGCTTCCTCGTGGACCCAGGGCTGGTTCGCCGCGTCCGACCCCGGCTACCTCAAGGGCCTGCTCCTGGGCGCGGCCGCCACCTACCTGTTGACCAACCCCAAGGTGCAGCGGGCCATGGTCAAAGGCGCGGTCGCGCTTTGGACCTCGGTCCAGGGCAGCGTCGAGGAGGTCAAGGAGCAAATCCAGGACATCAAGGCCGAGATGAGCATGAACGCCGATGCCGCCGACAAAAAGTAG
- a CDS encoding magnetosome protein MamC: MYPTQYNQNYPSQQRLTNLPVGAVATMGLVGGLLGGIVTAARDMREVRAGSMARAEVAGDVLKEAVGTGLATAVGTAAGGLVFRNGALALATMAAVGIGTKYLYDGLVSAAKDAKKTAAAPVKVTNKKA; this comes from the coding sequence ATGTATCCCACGCAGTACAATCAGAACTACCCCTCCCAGCAGAGGCTGACCAACCTTCCCGTCGGCGCTGTGGCCACCATGGGCCTCGTCGGCGGGCTGCTCGGCGGCATCGTGACCGCCGCCCGCGACATGCGCGAAGTGCGCGCCGGGTCCATGGCCCGCGCCGAGGTGGCCGGCGACGTGCTCAAGGAAGCCGTGGGCACCGGGCTCGCCACGGCCGTGGGCACGGCGGCCGGCGGCCTGGTTTTTCGCAACGGCGCCTTGGCCCTGGCCACCATGGCTGCGGTCGGCATCGGCACGAAATACCTCTACGACGGGCTGGTAAGCGCCGCCAAAGACGCCAAAAAGACCGCCGCCGCCCCGGTCAAGGTCACCAACAAGAAGGCTTAG
- a CDS encoding heavy metal translocating P-type ATPase — MAGTATAGVPPRRLRPSISIRHSIPGRIRLRVSPGPLAAKAATLCQSLPGVDHVRVNPACAAVILTYQTQMTDAARLGRAVREAMDAAANAAVSDPEQGTRACACASSGVGGSGVGRQFVRFLSLTGVMATVFVRKVVFGAALSEAALSPLGIVALLAAWPVAKESLRHAREKRFTLEGFLATGCVAATLSGQALTALEILWIQSGAETLKAWVSERSRQSIAAILDLTAKNTFIVAGDVEVEVPVSAVKPRDIVVLHTGEKISVDGHVISGEALVDDSPITGRAEPAHLGPGDKVFAGAYVRQGILHVRVECVGDRTYLARIMRQVEDSLENKAPIESVADDLARSMVRLGLMATGLTLLATGSLWRAFTVMMVMACPCATVLSAQTAVSAAIAAAAKRGILIKGGRYLEEVGQADTVCFDKTGTLTSNQPRIECIRNFSDCDESALLRFAYSAEMHNHHPLALAIRNAAVARDIAPISHAVCDFTLGKGVRAVIGEDVVRLGNRAYMEEAGLCAAQADAAVADLRERGLTVIFLAKNREVLAAIAFANEPRPDAKATVAALARTGVSTVALVTGDAEKTAHDLARELGIAVCHHSVLPEEKGAIVSLLRQGGHKVIMVGDGINDALALADADIGIAMSAGGADVAIEAADIALVRDDLADILYVRELSRRTVQVAHQNFWIATSTNIGGALAGALGLLSPVAAGLLHIVHTLGVLANSSRLLLPLPAGPVPISQADVVPAVLSQPEPEKA, encoded by the coding sequence ATGGCGGGCACCGCAACGGCGGGCGTCCCGCCCCGACGCCTCCGCCCCTCGATATCGATCCGACACAGCATCCCCGGACGCATCCGGCTGCGCGTAAGCCCGGGACCGCTTGCCGCGAAGGCGGCCACGCTCTGCCAGTCCCTGCCCGGCGTGGATCATGTGCGCGTCAATCCGGCCTGCGCGGCCGTCATCCTGACGTATCAGACCCAAATGACCGACGCGGCCCGCCTGGGCCGGGCCGTCCGTGAGGCCATGGATGCCGCCGCCAACGCCGCCGTCTCCGATCCCGAGCAGGGAACGCGCGCCTGTGCTTGCGCGTCTTCCGGCGTGGGCGGGTCGGGCGTGGGCCGGCAGTTCGTCCGCTTTTTGTCCCTGACCGGAGTCATGGCCACCGTGTTCGTGCGCAAGGTCGTGTTCGGGGCGGCGCTGTCCGAAGCGGCCTTGTCACCGCTCGGCATCGTCGCCTTGCTGGCCGCCTGGCCGGTGGCCAAGGAGTCGCTGCGCCACGCCCGGGAGAAACGCTTCACCCTGGAAGGGTTTCTGGCGACCGGTTGCGTTGCGGCCACGCTGTCGGGACAGGCGCTGACCGCCCTGGAAATCCTGTGGATCCAAAGCGGCGCGGAGACGCTCAAGGCCTGGGTGTCGGAGCGCTCGCGCCAATCCATCGCCGCCATTTTGGACTTGACCGCCAAGAACACCTTCATCGTGGCCGGCGACGTGGAAGTGGAAGTGCCGGTGTCCGCCGTCAAGCCGCGCGACATCGTGGTGCTGCACACCGGAGAAAAAATCTCGGTCGACGGGCATGTCATCTCGGGCGAGGCGCTCGTCGACGATTCGCCCATCACCGGCCGGGCCGAGCCCGCCCACCTCGGCCCGGGGGACAAGGTGTTCGCCGGCGCCTACGTGCGCCAGGGCATCCTCCACGTCCGGGTGGAATGCGTGGGGGACCGCACCTATCTGGCCCGCATCATGCGGCAGGTCGAGGACTCGCTGGAAAACAAGGCCCCCATCGAATCCGTGGCCGACGACCTGGCCCGGTCCATGGTGCGCCTGGGGCTTATGGCCACGGGGCTGACCCTGCTCGCCACGGGCAGCCTGTGGCGGGCGTTTACGGTCATGATGGTCATGGCCTGTCCCTGCGCCACGGTGCTTTCGGCCCAGACCGCCGTTTCCGCCGCCATCGCCGCCGCCGCCAAGCGCGGCATCCTTATCAAGGGCGGGCGCTATCTGGAGGAGGTCGGCCAGGCGGACACGGTCTGCTTCGACAAGACCGGCACGCTGACCAGCAACCAGCCGCGCATCGAGTGCATCCGCAATTTTTCCGATTGCGACGAAAGCGCGCTGTTGCGCTTCGCCTATTCGGCCGAGATGCACAACCACCACCCCCTGGCCCTGGCCATCCGCAACGCGGCCGTGGCCCGGGACATCGCCCCCATCTCCCACGCGGTGTGCGACTTCACCCTCGGCAAGGGCGTTCGGGCAGTCATCGGCGAGGACGTCGTCCGCCTGGGCAACCGCGCCTATATGGAAGAAGCGGGACTTTGCGCGGCGCAAGCGGACGCGGCCGTGGCCGATCTCAGGGAACGCGGGCTGACCGTGATTTTCCTGGCCAAAAACCGGGAGGTCCTGGCCGCCATCGCCTTTGCCAACGAACCCCGGCCCGACGCCAAGGCCACCGTCGCCGCCCTGGCCCGAACCGGCGTCTCCACGGTGGCCCTGGTGACCGGGGACGCGGAAAAGACCGCGCACGACCTTGCCCGGGAACTGGGCATCGCGGTCTGCCACCATTCCGTGCTGCCCGAGGAGAAAGGGGCCATCGTCTCGCTGCTGCGCCAAGGCGGCCACAAGGTCATCATGGTCGGCGACGGCATCAACGACGCCCTGGCCCTGGCCGATGCCGACATCGGCATCGCCATGAGCGCCGGCGGGGCGGACGTTGCCATCGAGGCGGCGGACATCGCGCTCGTGCGCGATGATCTGGCCGACATCCTCTACGTGCGGGAACTGAGTCGTCGCACCGTCCAGGTGGCGCATCAGAACTTCTGGATCGCCACCTCCACCAACATCGGCGGCGCGCTGGCCGGGGCGCTCGGCCTGCTTTCGCCCGTGGCCGCCGGGCTTTTGCACATCGTCCACACCTTGGGCGTGCTGGCCAACTCCTCGCGCCTGCTTTTGCCCTTGCCCGCCGGGCCGGTCCCGATATCCCAGGCAGACGTCGTCCCGGCCGTTCTTTCGCAACCCGAACCGGAGAAAGCCTAA
- a CDS encoding amino acid permease codes for MATKKKMSVFTLSMMTVAAVVSLRGLPMMAKEGLSLVFYILFSTIMFLIPASLVAAELGGAFGEKGGGVYTWVKEAFGSRWGFTAIWLQWIQNVVWYPTVLGFAASCLAYLFMQPAMAQNGVYTGIVILVCYWAATFLTLAGSNVASSVTKYGVLLGTVLPGVVVIVLGLLWIDQGNPIAFLGAGPAADAAGALAHPHARLFPHITGLGSVAFLAGIILLFAGVEVHAVHATELENPSRQFPESMFLAAAIIFLLFMLGSLAVAAVVPASEISLTAGLMQAFKQLFDKFGIGFLTPVMGLLAAFGAIGGVMSWVGGPSRGLLETAKQGEIPPFMAKVNKNGVQINILLIQGVIVSLLAALYFIMDNVSVAFFVLSAMTVTLYLVMYILMYAAAIRLRLTRPDLPRSYKVPGGVVGMGFIAGIGLLGVAFSLVVGFFPPTNLPVGNPALYVGLVAAGLVVFVGLPLVINACKKPGWLQGGK; via the coding sequence ATGGCGACGAAAAAGAAGATGTCGGTGTTCACGCTGAGCATGATGACCGTCGCGGCGGTGGTGAGCCTGCGCGGGCTGCCGATGATGGCCAAGGAAGGGCTCTCCCTGGTCTTTTACATCCTCTTCTCCACCATCATGTTCCTTATCCCGGCATCCCTCGTGGCGGCGGAACTGGGCGGCGCGTTTGGCGAGAAGGGCGGCGGCGTCTATACCTGGGTCAAGGAAGCGTTCGGTTCCCGCTGGGGATTCACGGCCATATGGCTCCAATGGATCCAGAACGTGGTCTGGTATCCCACGGTGCTCGGTTTTGCGGCCAGCTGTCTGGCCTACCTCTTTATGCAGCCGGCCATGGCCCAAAACGGCGTCTACACCGGCATCGTGATTCTGGTGTGCTACTGGGCGGCCACCTTCCTGACCCTGGCCGGCAGCAACGTGGCCAGCTCGGTCACCAAGTACGGCGTGCTGCTCGGCACGGTGCTGCCCGGGGTGGTGGTTATCGTCCTCGGGCTTTTGTGGATCGACCAGGGCAACCCCATCGCGTTTCTCGGCGCCGGCCCGGCCGCGGACGCCGCCGGCGCGCTGGCCCATCCCCACGCCAGGCTCTTTCCCCACATCACCGGCCTTGGCAGCGTGGCCTTTCTGGCCGGCATCATCCTGCTTTTCGCCGGCGTCGAGGTCCACGCCGTGCACGCCACCGAACTGGAAAACCCGTCCCGCCAGTTTCCGGAGAGCATGTTTTTGGCCGCGGCCATTATCTTCCTGCTGTTCATGCTCGGCTCGCTGGCCGTGGCCGCCGTGGTCCCGGCTTCCGAGATCAGCCTCACGGCCGGGCTGATGCAGGCGTTCAAGCAGCTCTTCGACAAGTTCGGCATCGGGTTTTTAACGCCGGTCATGGGGCTGCTCGCGGCCTTCGGGGCCATCGGCGGCGTCATGTCCTGGGTCGGCGGACCGAGCCGGGGCCTGCTCGAGACGGCCAAGCAGGGCGAGATTCCGCCCTTTATGGCCAAGGTCAACAAGAACGGCGTGCAGATCAACATCCTGCTCATCCAGGGCGTGATCGTCAGCCTGCTCGCCGCCCTCTACTTCATCATGGACAACGTGAGCGTGGCCTTTTTCGTGCTTTCCGCCATGACCGTCACCCTCTATCTCGTGATGTACATTCTCATGTACGCCGCCGCCATCCGGCTGCGTCTGACCCGTCCCGACCTGCCGCGCTCCTACAAGGTGCCAGGCGGCGTCGTCGGCATGGGGTTTATCGCCGGCATCGGCCTTCTCGGCGTGGCGTTCTCCCTGGTGGTCGGCTTTTTCCCGCCGACGAACCTTCCCGTGGGCAATCCGGCCCTGTACGTGGGCCTCGTGGCGGCCGGCCTGGTGGTGTTCGTCGGCCTGCCGCTCGTCATCAACGCCTGCAAGAAACCCGGCTGGCTTCAGGGCGGCAAGTAG
- a CDS encoding glutamate decarboxylase, translated as MPLHQKDTVRDDLLDDVYASSDLSVRMPKYRFPEKEIEARHAYQVVHDELMLDGNSRQNLATFCQTWADPEIHRLMDECLDKNMIDKDEYPQTAEVEARCVHMLADLWHSPEAANTMGCSTTGSSEAAMLGGLAMKWRWRAARKAAGKPTDKPNMICGPVQVCWHKFARYWDVELREIPMERDRLIMSPEEVIKRCDENTIGVVPTLGVTFTCQYEPVEAVCKALDKYQADTGHDIPVHVDGASGGFLAPFHDPGLLWDFRLPRVKSINASGHKFGLSPLGVGWVVWRDAKELPEDLIFKVNYLGGNMPTFALNFSRPGGQIIAQYYNFLRLGREGYDKIQSACYDTAAYLGDALREIPDFEVIYDGRGGIPAVTWSLVEGSKHNFNLYDLSDRLRSRGWQVPAYSMPPHREDLVVMRALVRHGFSRDLADLLVDDLKRCLAYFAQNPVTHSLSAETASGFSHT; from the coding sequence ATGCCCTTGCATCAGAAAGACACGGTCCGCGACGATCTCCTCGACGATGTGTACGCGTCGAGCGACCTTTCGGTGCGCATGCCCAAGTACCGCTTTCCCGAAAAAGAGATCGAGGCCAGACACGCCTATCAGGTCGTGCACGACGAACTGATGCTCGACGGCAATTCCCGCCAGAATCTGGCCACCTTCTGTCAGACCTGGGCCGACCCCGAGATTCACCGGTTGATGGACGAATGCCTCGACAAGAACATGATCGACAAGGACGAGTATCCCCAGACCGCCGAGGTGGAAGCGCGTTGCGTGCACATGCTGGCCGACCTGTGGCACTCGCCAGAGGCCGCCAACACCATGGGCTGCTCCACCACCGGTTCGAGCGAGGCGGCCATGCTCGGCGGGCTGGCCATGAAATGGCGCTGGCGGGCCGCCCGCAAGGCAGCCGGCAAACCGACGGACAAGCCCAACATGATCTGCGGCCCGGTCCAGGTCTGCTGGCACAAGTTCGCCCGCTACTGGGACGTCGAACTGCGCGAAATCCCCATGGAGCGCGACAGGCTCATCATGAGCCCCGAGGAAGTCATCAAACGCTGCGACGAAAACACCATCGGCGTGGTGCCGACGCTCGGCGTGACCTTCACCTGCCAGTACGAGCCCGTGGAAGCGGTGTGCAAGGCCCTGGACAAGTACCAGGCCGACACCGGCCACGACATCCCGGTCCATGTGGACGGCGCGAGCGGCGGCTTTCTGGCCCCGTTCCACGATCCCGGCTTGCTCTGGGATTTCCGGCTGCCCCGGGTTAAATCGATCAACGCCTCGGGCCACAAGTTCGGCCTGTCGCCGCTCGGCGTCGGCTGGGTGGTGTGGCGCGACGCCAAGGAGCTGCCCGAGGACCTGATCTTCAAAGTCAACTACCTCGGCGGCAACATGCCGACCTTCGCGCTCAACTTCTCGCGCCCCGGCGGCCAGATCATCGCCCAGTACTACAACTTCCTGCGCCTTGGCCGCGAGGGCTACGACAAGATCCAGTCGGCCTGCTACGACACGGCCGCCTATCTCGGCGACGCGCTTCGGGAAATCCCGGACTTCGAGGTCATCTACGACGGCCGGGGCGGCATCCCGGCCGTGACCTGGAGCCTTGTCGAAGGGAGCAAGCACAACTTCAACCTCTACGACCTGTCCGACCGGCTGCGCTCCCGGGGCTGGCAGGTGCCGGCCTATTCCATGCCGCCCCATCGGGAGGACCTCGTGGTCATGCGCGCCCTGGTCCGCCACGGCTTCAGCCGTGACCTGGCCGACCTCCTGGTCGACGACCTCAAGCGTTGCCTGGCCTACTTCGCCCAAAATCCCGTGACCCACTCCCTGTCCGCGGAGACGGCCTCGGGGTTCAGCCACACCTAA
- a CDS encoding outer membrane homotrimeric porin, giving the protein MPRFRFAALVFVAACLFAPAASAATSVSMYGDFRVQGTFFSNQNYTGWNADGTRTADTMNIWQRLRLHVDLAANENLAFRLGLRVNNQTWGHGTLTAANPTTAIEPYQCYLQFTLPETAIKVTAGYQPLSLPHNAVFYDSVVLGTDSGNSDAAALVVSAPLIADRLDVTAGYARLVDTNRTYDGTTTQVGDELDFTFLTLPVTVAGTHFTPWGAVAILGRSADLPSPMGNSLLSASSYAGATAFSNNQNAALWAGFSLDAELPLSLKFYADAVYGDAFAADRERFHRRGWFADAGLEYTGFTAFAPQLFGWYGSGEDSGLSDGSERLPAINTIWGPAGSFLFNADQYLTQAAMNTTPQGSMGLVLNFARISVLPRLTSLVAFSYATGTSSPAGLRKAVALTGGPGSYVTMGRDLAEGERLYSIAWEHVYALTDALNLIGETGWAHPEGFHSSIWGHRMVHQAGDAWQAALGIIYTF; this is encoded by the coding sequence ATGCCCCGATTCCGGTTCGCCGCTCTCGTTTTCGTCGCCGCCTGCTTGTTCGCCCCCGCCGCCTCGGCCGCAACCTCGGTTTCCATGTACGGCGATTTTCGCGTGCAGGGCACGTTTTTCAGCAATCAGAACTACACCGGCTGGAACGCGGACGGCACCCGGACCGCGGACACCATGAACATCTGGCAGCGCCTGCGCCTGCATGTCGATCTCGCCGCCAACGAAAACTTGGCCTTTCGCCTCGGGCTTCGCGTCAACAACCAGACCTGGGGCCACGGCACCCTGACGGCGGCCAATCCGACGACCGCCATCGAGCCCTACCAGTGCTATCTCCAGTTCACCCTGCCCGAGACGGCCATCAAGGTGACCGCCGGCTACCAGCCCCTGTCCCTGCCGCACAACGCCGTCTTCTACGACTCCGTGGTGCTCGGCACGGACTCGGGCAACAGCGACGCGGCCGCCCTGGTCGTCAGCGCGCCGCTGATCGCGGACCGGCTCGACGTCACGGCCGGCTACGCCCGGCTGGTGGACACCAACCGGACCTACGACGGCACAACCACGCAAGTCGGCGACGAGTTGGACTTCACCTTCCTCACGCTGCCGGTGACGGTCGCGGGCACGCATTTCACGCCCTGGGGCGCGGTGGCCATCCTCGGCCGATCCGCCGACCTGCCGAGCCCCATGGGGAACAGCCTGCTTTCGGCCAGTTCCTACGCCGGGGCGACGGCGTTTTCCAACAACCAGAACGCGGCGCTTTGGGCCGGTTTTTCCCTGGACGCCGAGCTGCCGTTGTCGCTCAAGTTCTATGCCGACGCGGTCTACGGCGACGCCTTCGCCGCCGACCGGGAGCGCTTCCACCGGCGCGGCTGGTTCGCGGACGCGGGACTGGAATATACCGGCTTTACCGCCTTTGCGCCGCAGTTGTTCGGCTGGTACGGCAGCGGCGAGGATTCCGGGCTGTCCGACGGCTCCGAGCGGCTGCCCGCCATCAACACGATATGGGGACCCGCGGGCTCGTTTCTTTTCAACGCCGACCAGTACCTGACCCAGGCCGCCATGAACACCACGCCCCAGGGCAGCATGGGTCTGGTCCTCAACTTCGCCCGCATCAGCGTTTTGCCCCGCCTGACCTCCCTGGTCGCCTTTTCCTACGCCACGGGCACCAGTTCGCCGGCGGGCCTGCGCAAGGCCGTGGCCCTGACGGGCGGCCCCGGCAGTTACGTGACCATGGGGCGGGATCTCGCCGAGGGGGAGCGGCTCTATTCCATCGCCTGGGAGCACGTGTACGCCCTGACCGACGCCCTGAACCTGATCGGCGAAACCGGCTGGGCCCATCCCGAAGGGTTCCACTCGAGCATCTGGGGACATCGTATGGTGCATCAGGCCGGCGACGCCTGGCAGGCGGCGCTTGGCATCATCTATACCTTTTAA
- a CDS encoding glutamine amidotransferase-related protein encodes MKSRMLPPLVLTVWIVGLSCAVALAQCPISAPRLTTNPNFDVVVTRVAPVLSFKNATGGQGKRVYEIQLARDKAFAVGRLDYTLPENPEGVSALAISEQKPLADGTRWYWRVRATDEKGAHGPWAVSRFSVDTASDKAFMDLTRAVPVSVKVSSGSDPKNLIDYTDQGLSTQWRAAPPGPDRAWVELDLGRRRTISRIWMLADSGSRDGWPVAFRWLASPDGVAWKEVVKVTDGDTYRFILDVDGVSARFWRLEISDWTGYAPGINELLLYSPGHPPVPSPPSGPYVLVIGNQHNGATFTELAARVHEMVPELATVTVPYYEASMALYEALAKKPVAILLSGNNADYNDLPMFEYNGEFEIIRAAPVPILGICAGHQMLSFASGYTRVRSMGHSDISAMEKPDRYAEIRTLVDDPLFKGLPQPFTAPEVHGWAVYDLPPGFEVVAESTYIQAVRGRDGRLYGTQFHPEIKVSYNQAENVLRRFLRDALSRSQPR; translated from the coding sequence ATGAAAAGCCGGATGTTGCCTCCGCTCGTCCTCACCGTATGGATCGTCGGCCTGTCCTGCGCCGTGGCCCTGGCACAGTGTCCGATCAGCGCGCCGCGGCTCACCACGAACCCCAATTTCGATGTCGTCGTCACCCGCGTGGCGCCTGTTTTGTCCTTTAAAAACGCCACGGGCGGCCAGGGGAAACGCGTCTACGAAATCCAGCTCGCCCGCGACAAGGCGTTCGCGGTCGGCCGCCTCGACTACACGCTGCCGGAAAACCCCGAAGGCGTCAGCGCCCTGGCCATTTCCGAGCAAAAGCCCCTGGCGGATGGGACCCGCTGGTACTGGCGCGTGCGGGCCACGGACGAGAAGGGCGCGCACGGGCCCTGGGCGGTCAGCCGGTTTTCGGTGGATACGGCGAGCGACAAGGCCTTCATGGACCTGACCCGGGCCGTGCCCGTGAGCGTGAAGGTTTCGAGCGGCTCGGACCCGAAAAATCTCATCGACTATACCGACCAGGGCCTTTCCACCCAGTGGCGGGCCGCGCCTCCGGGTCCGGACAGGGCCTGGGTGGAGCTGGATCTGGGGCGGAGGCGGACCATAAGCCGCATCTGGATGCTGGCCGATTCCGGCAGCCGGGACGGCTGGCCGGTGGCCTTCCGCTGGCTGGCGAGCCCCGACGGCGTTGCCTGGAAGGAGGTCGTCAAGGTCACCGACGGCGATACCTACCGCTTCATTCTCGATGTCGACGGGGTTTCGGCCCGTTTCTGGCGGCTGGAGATCAGCGACTGGACCGGCTATGCCCCGGGCATAAACGAGCTGCTGCTGTATTCTCCGGGGCATCCTCCCGTGCCGAGCCCGCCGTCCGGGCCGTATGTCCTCGTCATCGGCAACCAGCACAACGGCGCGACGTTTACGGAGCTGGCCGCGCGCGTCCATGAGATGGTCCCGGAACTGGCGACCGTGACCGTGCCGTATTACGAAGCGAGCATGGCCCTGTACGAGGCGCTTGCGAAAAAGCCGGTGGCCATTTTGCTCAGCGGCAACAACGCCGACTACAACGACCTGCCCATGTTCGAATACAACGGCGAATTCGAGATCATTCGCGCCGCGCCGGTTCCCATCCTCGGCATTTGCGCCGGGCACCAGATGCTTTCCTTCGCCTCGGGCTACACCCGTGTGCGCTCCATGGGGCATTCCGACATTTCCGCCATGGAAAAGCCGGACCGGTACGCGGAGATCCGCACCCTCGTCGACGATCCACTGTTCAAGGGCCTGCCCCAGCCCTTCACCGCGCCGGAAGTGCACGGCTGGGCCGTGTACGACCTGCCGCCGGGGTTCGAAGTGGTGGCCGAGTCCACGTACATCCAGGCCGTGCGCGGCCGGGACGGACGTCTGTACGGAACGCAGTTCCACCCGGAGATCAAGGTTTCCTACAACCAGGCGGAAAATGTGCTGCGGCGCTTTCTGCGGGACGCCCTGTCGCGATCGCAACCGCGTTGA